In Macadamia integrifolia cultivar HAES 741 unplaced genomic scaffold, SCU_Mint_v3 scaffold2988, whole genome shotgun sequence, a single window of DNA contains:
- the LOC122067586 gene encoding agamous-like MADS-box protein AGL61 produces the protein MARKPSMGRQKIEIKRINCEASRQVTFSKRRAGLFKKASELCTLCGAETAIFVFSPAGKVFSFGHPTVESIVERFLAKNDPRPEVVALPLLNAYCGTNLYELNRQYSEALNQLETEKKRAEALHKSSIEAKKGEPWCEAPIEDMGLLQLRQLKMSMEELKKKMVKRADELVANESKVTSPFLAINSMRAVDRFAAARDTPYPNNASLMTPYGHGYGFSLGRGLF, from the coding sequence ATGGCAAGGAAGCCAAGCATGGGTCGCCAGAAGATAGAGATCAAGAGGATCAATTGTGAGGCCTCTAGACAAGTCACCTTCTCTAAACGCCGAGCAGGGCTGTTCAAGAAGGCCAGTGAGCTTTGCACGCTCTGTGGAGCTGAAACAGCCATCTTTGTCTTCTCTCCTGCAGGAAAGGTCTTTTCCTTTGGCCACCCTACCGTAGAGTCCATCGTAGAAAGGTTCCTCGCGAAAAACGATCCCCGACCGGAAGTGGTTGCGTTGCCACTCTTGAATGCTTACTGTGGAACCAATCTTTATGAACTTAACCGACAGTACTCAGAGGCACTCAACCAGCTGGAAACCGAGAAGAAGCGAGCTGAGGCACTCCATAAGTCGTCTATAGAAGCAAAGAAGGGTGAGCCCTGGTGCGAAGCACCCATTGAAGATATGGGATTGCTTCAGCTTCGGCAGTTGAAGATGTCCATGGAGGAGCTTAAGAAGAAAATGGTGAAACGTGCAGATGAACTAGTAGCTAATGAGTCTAAGGTTACTTCCCCTTTCTTAGCTATCAATTCAATGAGAGCTGTGGATCGCTTTGCAGCAGCTAGAGATACCCCATATCCAAATAATGCTTCATTAATGACCCCTTATGGACATGGTTATGGATTTAGTTTGGGACGGGGTCTATTCTGA
- the LOC122067587 gene encoding peroxidase 17-like codes for MKPKMMSPLSLVQWVLFLFLHQMMMMMILATATELRQGYYTETCPGAESVVRQVMKKAMKRDPRSAASVMRLQFHDCFVNGCDASLLLDDTPTMLGEKLSLANINSLRSYEVIDEAKEELEKLCPGVVSCADIIIMASRDAVVLSKGPNWEVKLGREDSLTASQEDSNNIMPSPRATAIALIDLFRKFNLSVKDLVALSGSHSIGNARCFSIVFRLYNQSGTGKPDPAMEPEFRKKLDKLCPLGGDGNVTGDLDSTPLVFDNQYFKDLVSGRGFLNSDQTLYSSNERTREYVQYFSCHQEEFFKAFVEGMVKMGDLQSGRPGEIRRNCRVINSQTVKILK; via the exons ATGAAGCCCAAAATGATGTCTCCACTCTCTCTTGTTCAGTGGGtgctcttcctctttctccaccaaatgatgatgatgatgattttggCTACTGCAACAGAACTGAGGCAAGGTTATTACACTGAGACATGCCCAGGAGCAGAATCAGTTGTGAGACAAGTGATGAAAAAAGCCATGAAAAGGGATCCAAGAAGTGCTGCCTCTGTCATGCGCTTGCAGTTCCATGACTGCTTTGTTAAT GGCTGTGACGCTTCTTTGTTGCTTGATGACACACCCACCATGCTTGGCGAGAAACTCTCTCTGGCCAACATCAACTCTCTCAGATCATATGAAGTCATCGACGAAGCCAAGGAAGAGTTAGAGAAGCTCTGTCCAGGCGTTGTTTCTTGCGCAGATATCATAATTATGGCCTCCAGAGATGCAGTTGTATTG AGCAAAGGACCCAATTGGGAAGTCAAGCTGGGAAGAGAAGACAGCTTAACGGCGAGCCAAGAAGACTCAAACAATATCATGCCGAGCCCAAGAGCCACTGCAATTGCCCTTATTGATCTCTTCAGAAAATTCAATCTCTCTGTAAAGGACCTTGTCGCCCTCtctggttctcattcaatcggCAACGCACGGTGCTTCTCAATTGTATTCCGCCTCTACAACCAGTCAGGAACAGGTAAGCCTGATCCTGCGATGGAACCCGAGTTCAGAAAAAAGCTTGACAAGCTCTGCCCTCTTGGTGGAGACGGTAACGTAACAGGGGACCTTGATTCAACTCCACTTGTTTTCGATAACCAGTACTTCAAGGACTTGGTTTCTGGGCGAGGATTTCTCAATTCTGATCAAACTCTGTACTCCTCCAATGAAAGAACTAGAGAATACGTTCAATACTTCAGCTGTCATCAAGAGGAGTTCTTCAAAGCTTTTGTGGAGGGAATGGTGAAGATGGGTGATCTGCAATCTGGTCGACCTGGCGAAATTCGGAGGAATTGCAGAGTCATTAACAGCCAAACTGTGAAAATCTTGAAGTAA